A portion of the Bactrocera neohumeralis isolate Rockhampton chromosome 2, APGP_CSIRO_Bneo_wtdbg2-racon-allhic-juicebox.fasta_v2, whole genome shotgun sequence genome contains these proteins:
- the LOC126767746 gene encoding tetraspanin-8, with protein sequence MGLNGCCSCVKYLMVLINILFWIIGLIIVIISVWMLTDPSFVLSMTQSYNHYYIALYVFLGIGVLITLGGFFGCCGVVKESQCLLISFFCVILVVMVAQIAAGAWAFHNKDKLDDIVRASVKYSVQEEYGQSSMSSRTVTFDNIQKNLKCCGADGPADWATSRFNNVDRTNIVDIAISSMNVFYNIPESCCKDELKENVCEMSRKLKFGGSLNTAIYQQGCVDKLIELIYENWVLIFGISAGVILLELLALTFSLSLCCAVRNQHYKA encoded by the exons atgggATTGAACGGCTGTTGTTCGTGTGTAAAATACTTGATGGTGCTGATAAACATCTTATTTTGG attattggCCTAATCATTGTGATCATCTCGGTGTGGATGCTTACCGATCCCTCGTTCGTGCTGTCGATGACCCAATCCTATAATCACTACTACATCGCGTTGTATGTCTTCCTTGGCATCGGTGTGCTCATCACGCTGGGCGGCTTCTTCGGCTGTTGTGGCGTCGTAAAGGAATCGCAATGTCTGCTTATATCG TTCTTCTGCGTTATTCTGGTGGTGATGGTGGCACAGATTGCCGCCGGCGCATGGGCATTCCACAACAAAGACAAACTCGATGACATTGTACGCGCGTCGGTGAAGTATTCGGTGCAGGAGGAATATGGCCAATCAAGCATGAGTTCGCGTACGGTCACTTTTGACAACATACAAAAGAAT TTGAAATGTTGCGGTGCTGATGGACCGGCCGATTGGGCAACGAGCCGTTTCAACAATGTCGATCGCACAAATATCGTCGATATTGCCATATCATCGATGAATGTGTTCTACAATATACCCGAATCGTgttgcaaagacgaattgaagGAGAATGTGTGTGAGATGTCGAGGAAGTTAAAATTCGGTGGTTCGCTAAATACAGCAATATATCAACAG GGTTGCGTTGACAAACTAATTGAACTCATTTACGAGAATTGGGTACTGATCTTCGGCATCTCAGCGGGTGTGATTCTATTGGAATTGTTGGCGTTGACCTTCTCATTGAGCCTTTGCTGTGCGGTGCGCAATCAACACTACAAAGCCTGA
- the LOC126767743 gene encoding mitogen-activated protein kinase kinase kinase 15, whose amino-acid sequence MDVAVVIDTQITEYLEDRKCALEEMKQAIQSVGANFQRVPFDKLDFGETNMLETFYNADVAIIDLSILVQQRSLSYHLGVRESFGMKGNIIVYNDMQSKQTLCLKLSCANYQFLSYKRNEETSTCFLTNFNKELPADTKMPTLLSRLKRLLQDVEIQSKAHMREKFLSDLRSAREAYGANAPKLQKFLHDMRKRLDDVHVLSGEVVHSFMCSLRDVQDYDAMVRLVSDLRNIPNTRKYVETGNMSFLYAFALNRRNRKGDREKALASSLKALEKKENEFPDMLCLCGRIYKDIFVESDYEDKDSLKNAIKWYRQSFEVQPNEYAGINLATLLVIDGKEFSNTEELQNIGITLNNLIGKKGSLSSLTEYWDVATFFEISVLAEDYAKAIQAAECMFKLKPPNWYLKSTIGNISLIHRFRKKPEDHIYSIEEQIFQFWIDFFMVATNTEEITSVRMPILILEPQKIYMPSYVNINMDADEKSIQIINICLAHSKNACKKVHDFVFNASQIKSVSLYKRDDRCAYLYVHHNSDDFQIYFPSTECRQKFYELILEMASDQEVFVNLDVDEVRQIEYEYDYDDQNRKIILGKGTYGTVYAARDKHTQVRIAIKEVPERNSQDVQPLHEEIKLHSQLRHRNIVQYLGSISEDGFFKIFMEQVPGGSLSDLLEKKWGPLKDNESTMAFYSKQILEGLKYLHEQKIVHRDIKGDNVLVNTYSGVVKISDFGTSKRLAGINPMTETFTGTLQYMAPEVIDQGFRGYGPAADIWSFGCTNVEMATGKPPFIELGCAQAAMFKVGYYKKHPNIPEELSPMARNFILRCFAISVTDRPTSAQLLEDPFLNDKHRKLRLNPPSSSEFGRSISVPADRLVNKSTLPALISSISANTCNTPTTPELEITHASSVDIDELPSTQFALERRNSSGFLLSPEIEASTPSLRTNASETSETDGFYRLKKDSQRRTTLSKVLRMDEDKICNLWMERIQTDHKISVLITKTELQTLIRGLREYIVNEKEKNLEATIIGLKHSLNDDVAVDHLHLALYAFQDAVVTVLRSHFIKPHWMFALDNLVKSAVQAAVTILSPELGANLAGKELSCNDDESVNNPQHTSTDSQEKITGEQTIVTLPEEDDGSFAPSECVRILRDMRDSDKQFQRQHLEQQKLLLRAHRNLSKELAHIFAGSRKARRPFANLHRRAQHTAAQKQQNFSRSLNKRTYDICEIDEQLAQWLTNHGIDEFSQTIILNEGFTYEDFVFNTEKLDLMRLELRLGVEVRLWKLINQTRMGMDMIDAESTCSQQTNAQSNDSVGALKRSKTTVPNYRSRSESSRKRILNANAANNNTSANDNANANTRQTESEYDSCSE is encoded by the exons atgGATGTTGCTGTAGTGATTGATACGCAAATAACAGAATATCTGGAAGACAGAAAATGCGCCCTGGAGGAAATGAAACAAGCCATTCAATCAGTGGGCGCAAATTTTCAGCGCGTGCCG TTTGATAAACTCGATTTTGGCGAAACGAACATGCTAGAAACTTTCTACAATGCAGATGTGGCTATAATTGATTTGAGTATATTGGTACAACAGCGTTCACTTTCCTATCATCTGGGCGTACGTGAAAGCTTCGGTATGAAAGGAAATATAATCGTATACAATGACATGCAGTCCAAGCAAACATTGTGCCTTAAG CTTTCATGTGCCAATTATCAATTTCTATCGTACAAAAGAAACGAAGAGACTTCCACCTGTTTTTTAACCAACTTCAACAAGGAACTGCCAGCGGATACTAAAATGCCAACACTATTGTCGCGTTTGAAGCGTCTTTTGCAGGATGTAGAAATTCAAtccaa GGCGCATATGCGTGAAAAATTTCTATCCGATCTGCGTTCGGCGCGTGAAGCTTACGGAGCGAATGCaccaaaattgcaaaaatttctcCATGACATGCGCAAGCGTTTGGATGATGTGCATGTGCTATCCGGTGAAGTGGTGCACAGTTTTATGTGTTCACTACGCGATGTACAAGATTACGATGCAATGGTGCGCTTGGTGAGCGATCTACGAAACATACCAAACACACGAAAATATGTTGAGACAGGAAATATGAGCTTTCTGTATGCGTTCGCCCTGAATCGTCGTAATCGCAAAGGTGATCGCGAGAAAGCGTTGGCATCATCGCTAAAGGCATTGGAGAAAAAAGAGAACGAGTTCCCTGATATGTTGTGCCTATGTGGACGAATTTATAAGGATATATTTGTGGAGTCCGATTATGAGGATAAAGATAGTTTGAAGAATGCAATAAAATGGTATCGGCAAAGTTTTGAGGTACAACCGAATGAATATGCCGGTATAAATTTAGCTACCTTGTTAGTAATTGATGGAAAAGAATTTAGCAATACGGAAGAGTTACAAAATATTGGTATAACATTGAATAATCTCATTGGTAAAAAGGGGAGCTTGTCGTCACTGACTGAATATTGGGATGTGGCCACCTTTTTTGAGATTTCCGTGCTGGCTGAGGATTATGCGAAAGCGATACAGGCGGCAGAGTGCATGTTCAAATTGAAGCCACCCAATTGGTATCTCAAGTCAACAATTGGTAATATATCGTTGATACATCGCTTCCGTAAGAAACCTGAGGATCACATTTACTCAATAGAagagcaaatatttcaattttggatAGATTTTTTTATGGTAGCCACCAATACAGAGGAGATCACTAGTGTGCGCATGCCGATACTC ATCTTGGAGCCACAGAAAATTTACATGCCAAGTTATGTCAACATTAATATGGACGCTGATgaaaaatcaatacaaattaTCAATATTTGTTTGGCGCACTCGAAGAATGCTTGTAAAAAGGTGCATGATTTCGTCTTCAATGCTTCACAAATTAAGTCTGTAAGCTTGTATAAACGGGATGATCGTTGTGCATACCTTTATGTGCATCATAACTCAGACgatttccaaatatattttccCTCCACGGAATGTcgtcaaaaattttatgagctCATACTGGAAATGGCGTCAGATCAAGAGGTGTTTGTTAATCTTGACGTCGATGAAGTGCGGCAAATTGAG TATGAATACGATTATGATGACCAAAATCGGAAAATAATACTGGGAAAAGGCACATACGGAACTGTCTATGCGGCGCGtgacaaacacacacaagtaCGCATTGCCATAAAAGAAGTGCCAGAGCGTAACTCACAGGACGTGCAACCGTTGCACGAAGAAATCAAACTGCATTCGCAGCTGCGTCATCGTAACATCGTGCAG tacTTGGGCTCCATATCAGAAGATGGCTTCTTTAAGATTTTCATGGAGCAAGTGCCCGGTGGTTCACTCTCTGATTTGCTGGAAAAGAAATGGGGTCCGCTCAAGGATAATGAGTCCACCATGGCTTTCTATTCGAAACAAATACTCGAAGGCCTAAAGTATCTGCATGAACAGAAAATTGTGCATCGCGATATCAAAGGCGACAATGTGTTGGTGAACACCTACAGTGGTGTGGTGAAAATATCAGATTTTGGCACATCAAAGCGTTTAGCCGGCATTAATCCCATGACAGAGACATTTACCGGCACACTACAGTACATGGCGCCGGAGGTAATCGATCAAGGCTTTCGTGGTTATGGACCTGCAGCAGATATATGGTCATTCGGTTGTACGAATGTAGAAATGGCAACGGGCAAACCGCCGTTCATTGAGTTGGGTTGTGCGCAGGCGGCCATGTTTAAAGTTGGTTACTATAAAAAGCATCCCAATATACCAGAGGAGCTATCACCTATGGCGCGTAATTTCATTTTACGCTGCTTTGCCATTAGCGTGACGGATCGGCCAACGTCTGCGCAATTATTGGAAGATCCGTTCTTGAATGA taaacaccgTAAATTGCGCTTGAACCCACCATCTTCATCGGAATTCGGCCGCAGCATCTCAGTGCCTGCCGATCGTTTAGTAAATAAGTCTACCTTGCCTGCCCTTATAAGTTCAATCAGCGCCAACACCTGTAATACTCCCACCACGCCTGAATTAGA AATAACACATGCGTCTTCCGTCGATATCGATGAGCTGCCGAGCACACAGTTCGCTCTGGAACGCCGCAATTCATCCGGCTTTCTGCTCTCTCCCGAAATTGAGGCTTCCACACCGTCGCTGCGCACAAACGCAAGCGAAACCAGTGAAACTGACGGCTTCTATCGCTTGAAAAAGGATTCACAGCGTCGCACTACACTATCGAAGGTGCTGCGCATGGACGAGGATAAGATTTGCAATTTATGGATGGAACGTATTCAAACGGATCATAAAATAAGcgttttaataacaaaaaccgAATTACAAACTCTGATACGTGGACTACGCGAATATATTGTGAATGAGAAGGAGAAGAATTTAGAGGCTACCATAATTGGACTGAAACACTCGCTAAACGACGATGTTGCTGTCGACCATTTACACCTAGCTTTATATGCCTTCCAAGATGCTGTCGTCACCGTGTTGCGTTCACATTTCATTAAACCACATTGGATGTTCGCGTTGGATAATTTGGTGAAAAGTGCTGTGCAGGCGGCGGTCACGATTTTATCGCCAG aGCTTGGCGCCAACTTAGCTGGCAAGGAGCTTTCCTGCAATGATGACGAGAGTGTCAATAATCCACAACACACCTCAACGGATAGTCAAGAGAAGATCACTGGCGAACAGACTATAGTCACACTACCCGAAGAGGATGACGGCAGCTTTGCGCCGAGCGAATGTGTGCGCATCTTGCGCGATATGCGAGATAGTGACAAGCAATTCCAGCGTCAGCATTTGGAACAACAAAAGCTGCTATTGAGAGCGCATCGCAACTTAAGCAAAGAGTTAGCACACATCTTTGCTGGCTCGCGCAAAGCGCG ACGTCCATTCGCCAATCTCCATCGTCGCGCCCAGCACACCGccgcacaaaaacaacaaaattttagtcGCTCATTGAATAAACGTACTTATGATATTTGCGAAATCGATGAGCAGCTGGCGCAATGGCTCACCAATCACGGCATCGACGAATTCTCACAGACAATAATCCTGAATGAGGGCTTCACTTATGAAGATTTTGTGTTCAATACAGAGAAATTAGATCTGATGCGTTTGGAATTGAG ACTGGGCGTTGAAGTGCGTCTGTGGAAGTTGATCAACCAAACGCGCATGGGTATGGATATGATTGATGCGGAGAGCACTTGTAGTCAGCAGACCAATGCACAAAGTAATGATAGTGTCGGTGCCTTAAAGCGTAGTAAAACTACGGTACCAAATTATAGAAGCAGAAGTGAGAGTAGTCGTAAGCGGATTTTAAATGCGAATGCGGCTAACAATAATACCAGCGCTAATGATAATGCCAACGCCAATACGCGACAAACTGAAAGTGAATATGATTCTTGTAGTGAATAA
- the LOC126767745 gene encoding opsin Rh1 — protein MDSLQSLGPHFAALSNGSVTDKVTPDMAHLIHPYWNQFPAMDPIWAKILTAYMIIIGMISWCGNGVVIYIFSTTKSLRTPANLLVINLALSDFGIMITNTPMMGINLYFETWVLGPAMCDLYGGLGSAFGCSSIWSMCMISLDRYQVIVKGVAGRPMTIKLALMKIAFIWAMGSIWTLAPVFGWSRYVPEGNLTSCGIDYLERDWNPRSYLIFYSIFVYYVPLFLICYSYWFIIAAVSAHEKAMREQAKKMNVKSLRSSEDAEKSAEGKLAKVALVTISLWFMAWTPYLVINCMGLFKFEGLTPLNTIWGACFAKSAACYNPIVYGISHPKYRLALKEKCPCCVFGKVDDGKSSDAQSQATTNESESKA, from the exons ATGGATAG TTTACAATCCTTGGGGCCACACTTTGCCGCGCTGTCCAATGGGTCAGTCACAGACAAG GTCACGCCCGATATGGCGCACTTAATTCACCCGTACTGGAATCAATTCCCAGCTATGGATCCCATCTGGGCGAAAATCCTCACGGCGTACATGATCATCATCGGTATGATTTCATGGTGTGGAAATGGCGTGGTGATTTATATATTCTCAACAACGAAATCATTACGTACACCCGCTAACCTGCTGGTCATCAACTTAGCGCTATCTGATTTCGGTATAATGATCACAAATACGCCGATGATGGGTATCAATTTGTATTTCGAAACCTGGGTCTTGGGACCGGCCATGTGCGATCTATATGGTGGTTTGGGCTCGGCCTTTGGTTGCAGTTCCATTTGGTCGATGTGCATGATCTCTCTGGATCGTTACCAAGTCATTGTTAAGGGTGTAGCGGGACGACCAATGACGATTAAGTTGGCGCTGATGAAAATCGCCTTCATCTGGGCAATGGGCAGCATTTGGACATTGGCGCCAGTCTTCGGCTGGAGCAG GTATGTGCCTGAGGGTAATTTGACATCTTGCGGTATTGATTACTTGGAGCGCGACTGGAATCCACGATCATACTTGATCTTCTACTCCATCTTCGTCTACTACGTTCCGTTATTCTTGATTTGCTACTCTTACTGGTTCATCATTGCT GCTGTATCAGCTCACGAGAAGGCCATGCGCGAACAAGCCAAGAAAATGAATGTCAAATCTCTGCGCTCCTCTGAGGATGCCGAGAAGAGTGCTGAGGGCAAACTGGCCAAGGTTGCGCTAGTCACCATCTCACTGTGGTTCATGGCGTGGACACCATACTTGGTGATCAACTGCATGGGCCTGTTCAAGTTCGAGGGATTGACACCACTGAACACCATCTGGGGTGCTTGCTTCGCCAAATCGGCCGCTTGCTACAATCCCATTGTCTACGGTATCAG CCATCCCAAATACCGTTTGGCATTGAAAGAGAAATGCCCATGCTGTGTGTTCGGCAAGGTCGATGATGGCAAGTCCAGCGACGCGCAGTCACAGGCCACTACAAACGAATCGGAGTCCAAGGCATAA